The genome window CCAGTTCGCAACACTATCGCGTATGATACGCTTTAAAAACCTTGTTCAAGGACACGAACAGGGTCCTTTACCCCATTGGGGCCATTAATGGTTGCTTATTTCAATTTTCCATCACAGACAAGATGACCAGAACCGTAGCTGTCCCATTTAATGTCCTTCTGTTGCTCCGTTCAAAACATTTGGTGTCATACTACTTGAATAGTCAAGTTCAGTATGACCCACATGGGTTTGGAGATTTCAGCAACCTGGGTAACATTACGGGCATAAACAGCTGGCCAGAATATCCTAGATCTTGATTAGATCAATCTTAAGCATGTCTCACTTCAGAAAGGAGAGCCACGCAAGGTACGGACCAGGGAATATACTACGTACCTTGCGTCTGTTAGTCCATGGGAGAGATTGAAGGGGATGTGTACTTTGATTGGCCGCTTACCTAATGCTCCCCTCGATCCCGCCTTTTCGGTCGGAGTCTCATGTGGCTGTTCCCCGTGCCGCTGGAAAATAATAATGCACCTCGCAAGTGTAGAGCACGGAGCCTCCCAGGCAAATCTCAACTTGATTGTCCTAGCGCGCTTCTCTGCTGCCTTCTCATCAATCACTCAGTCAGACAGTTTGCACCGAAGGGTTGCGCGCGCATGGCAGACTGACGACCTACGGGCTCGATTATCCATTAACCAGATTCCCCTGGAAACAGTATATAACGGCCCGAAAACAAACTACATGACGTCttttgttgatgttgaattGGGATCTCGAGACAACCGGAATAACACCAACAAAAAGCTACAAACAGCTTCTTTACAGTCCCAGGAGACCCTGAAAAACACCTATTGCGATTCCTCCAAAACACAGCGCTTTTTGCGGCGGTCGCGACATCGGTGTTACCCAACCCCTGGCGCTTGCGCCCGTCCCCTGGGACTCGACTCTTTGGCAACTGGAGGTGCATAGCAGACCCCCGAGTGTATGGGGTATAAGTCAAAATGGCTccaggaggcggcggaaatATTAAGGTGGTGGTGAGAGTGCGACCGTTCAATAGCAGAGGTGAGAACTTGCGGTCCGCCGATGATTGAATGTCTACTGACCGATCTGGTACTGGTCGGCAGAGATCGATAGAGGGGCAAAATGTATCGTGCAGATGAAAGGAAACCAGACCATTCTCGTACCACCGCCAGGTGCTGATGAGAAATCGCGAAAAGCTGGCGGGAAGGGTGCGGTGGAGGGGCCAAAGACCTTCGCCTTTGACAGGTCGTATTGGTCTTTCGACAAGAATGCTCCCAATTATGCGGGTCAAGATAACCTGTTTGCGGATTTGGGTGTTCCTTTGCTGGACAATGCGTTCCAAGGCTACAACAACTGTATCTTCGCATACGGTCAGACGGGTTCCGGAAAGTCTTACTCGATGATGGGATATGGCAAGGAATACGGTGTGATCCCGAGAATCTGCCAGGAGATGTTCCAGCGCATAGCCAAGATGCAAGAAGACAAGAACCTCAACTGTACAGTCGAAGTGTCCTACCTCGAAATCTACAATGAAAGAGTTCGCGATCTGCTCAACCCTTCAAACAAGGGTAACCTCAAGGTCCGTGAGCATCCGTCAACCGGTCCATATGTCGAAGACCTCGCCAAACTTGCCGTGCGCTCTTTCGAGGAGATTGACCACCTGATGGACGAGGGTAACAAGGCTAGAACCGTGGCCGCCACGAACATGAACGAGACCTCCAGTCGATCGCACGCCGTTTTCACTCTGACCTTGACGCAGAAACGTCACGATGCCGAGACCTCGATGGATACAGAGAAGGTTTCTAGAATTAGTCTGGTTGATCTTGCCGGTTCAGAGAGAGCAAACTCTACAGGGGCCACTGGCGCCCGCTTGAAAGAAGGAGCGGAAATCAACAGATCGTTATCAACTCTTGGTCGTGTAATTGCAGCTCTCGCAGACGTTGCCTCTGGCAAAAAGAAGAATGCTTCAATGGTCCCATACCGTGATTCCATCTTGACCTGGTTGTTGAAGGATTCTCTGGGAGGTAATTCAATGACAGCAATGATTGCGGCTATATCGCCAGCCGATATCAACTTCGATGAGACACTCAGCACCCTCCGTTACGCCGACTCAGCAAAACGGATCAAGAACCATGCTGTTGTCAATGAAGATCCGAATGCCAGAATGATCCGAGAACTGAAGGAGGAGTTGGCACAGCTCAGAGCTAAGCTGGGAGGCGGCTCGACTGCTGGAGCAGCTGGAGGAATGCCTGCGGAGGAGTACTATCCACCCGACACGcctctggagaagcagatggTTTCGATTCAGAAGGCCGACGGTACTATTACCAAGGTCAGCAAGGCAGAGATCGTGGAACAGTTGAACCAAAGCGAAAAGCTCTACAAGGACTTGAACCAGACCTGGGAGGAGAAATTAGAGAAAACGGAGCGGATCCACCGGGAACGTGAGGCTGCGCTTGAAGAACTCGGTATCAGTATCGAGAAGGGCTTCGTTGGCTTGAGCACTCCGAAGAAAATGCCCCATTTGGTCAATTTGAGTGATGACCCGCTACTTGCTGAATGTCTTGTCTACAATATAAAGCCTGGAACTACAACCGTCGGAAATATGGAGCAAGGAAGTCATGTGGAGATCAGGTTGAATGGCTCCAAGATCCTTCCAAACCATTGCACATTTGAAAATGTGGACAATGTTGTTACCATTGTACCTAGCGAGGGTGCCGCAGTCATGGTCAACGGTTTGCGAATCGACAAGCCCAAGCGCCTCAAAAGTGGTTTTCGAATAATCCTCGGCGATTTCCACATCTTTCGTTTCAACCATCCGCAAGAGGCGCGCGCCGAAAGGGTTGAGCAAAGTTTGCTGCGCCATTCTGTCACCACCAGTCAACTTGGGTCGCCAGCGCCGACCAAAACACACGACCGAACTATGAGCAAGACAGGCTCAGAGCTGGATGGAGACTCAAGTAGGGCTGACTCGCCAATGCAAGCACAACGAGGTGGTGAAGCAGATTGGTTTTACGCTCGTCGTGAAGCTGTAAGTGCGATCCTGGGTCCTGATCACATCTCGCACATGCCGGACGACGAACTGGATGCTCTGTTCGAGGACGTGCAGAAAGTGCGAGCAACGCGTCGAGGACTCGTAGAAAATGAAGACGATTCAGATTCTCTGAGCTCATTCCCAGTTCGTGACAAGTATATGTCAAATGGTACCATTGACAATTTTTCGCTTGACACCGCCATCACCATGCCTGGGACCCCTGGCCAGCAGTACGATGGCGAGGGACAAAATGGAAGCGACTTTACGTTGCAGGCTGCCCGACAGGACATGCAGCGGCACTTGGACaagcagaaagaggaattCAAAAACAAACTCAGAATTGCTGAGGCCTCTGATCAAGATGCCGATGAATTACGTTTAGAGAAAGAAAGGATGGAAGAAGCCCTCAGGTCGACAAAAGAGGAGTATGAAGAACAATTAAGGAAACAGAAAGAGGCGTTTGAGAATCACATGAAAGAAATGGGCCAGCCAGTGCCGAGAATATACGAAAATGGCTTTGCAAAGCTGGATGAACGAGAAATTAGAATCGCAACCTCAGTTTTCCGTCACTGGTCCCAGCACAACTACGTCCGCATGGCCGAGAAAATATTACAGCATGCGTCGCTCCTAAAAGAGGCCCAGGTGATGAGCCAAATCATGGACAAGAATGTCAGTTTTCAATTCGCAATCATTGACCATGGACACAACATGGCATCGTCTTACGACCTCGTACTCAACGGCATCTCGGGAGATGAGGATGTCGTTCTtgaggaagccaagaagcCTTGCATCGCAGTTCGGGTGATTGACTCCAAACAACGCGTCATCCATCTTTGGTCGATCGAGAAGCTCCATCGTCGCCTCCAAGCCATGCGCCAATTGCACCAGTACATAGATCGTCCGGATTACATCCAGCACTTCAGGCTTGAGAACCCTTTCTCTGAGCCTTGTTCTCCGCAGTTCTCCCTTGTGGGTGATGCCGATATCCCCTTGACAGCTGTCTTCGAGACACGGGTTCAGGATTTCTCTGTCGAGGTCATATCACCGTACACACAGAACGTTGTGGGTATAGTCAGATTGTCATTGGAGCCCTCATCGGCGCAGGCGCCGTCATCAACGCTTAAATTCAATGTGGTCATGCGTGATATGGTTGGCTTTGCAGAATGGGAGGGGACGGATGTGCATGCCCAACTTTTTGTTCCGGGTATCTCCGAGGAAGGAGGGGCTACTACTACGCAGATGATTAGCGGCTTTGATGAGAGTCCTATCCGCTTTGAAAGTGTGCATAGCATGAGCTTGCCTCTTTCGAGTCCAAGGACGTCAGCGCTTAAGATCTGCATCTATGCACGTGTGACGCAGATGCACCTGGATAAGCTCATCAGCTGGGATGAAATGCGCGATTCCGCGGAGCTGCCTCCCCAGAAACGTAAGGCCCCGCGCATAGCTGAATCAGAATTCTTTTCTGAAGAGAGGCATGATGTATTTGCCAGGGTGCAAGTCCTCGAATTGGCAGAGTCTGGCGAGTACCTCCCTGTCGAAGTGGTACAAAACAATAGTCTTGACGCGGGCACGTATCAACTACACCAAGGTCTGCAACGTCGCGTTCTTGTCAGTCTAACCTACAACTCCACGGAGGGTCTTCCCTGGGACGACTTGACCAATATCCGCGTTGGTTCTGTGAGACTGCTGGATCCATGGGGCAAGATCCCCGACCAAGACCTTCAGACCCCGGATGTGCCATTGAAGTTTGTTCAGGAGCCTGCCGTAAAAGATAATGCTGATGGTACATCGAACGTCACGTTGGTTGCTCAATGGGATTCGAGTTTACATGgttctcttctccttgatcgcGTTACTGCGGACAAGTATCGCGTGCAAGTCACAGTTCGCTGGGATCTCGTATCCTCTCGTTTGCAAGATCCCGTTCCATTCGAGGTAGATCTCACACTTCAGATCCAAGGGCGAACCTATGTGCGCCCGCAGTCCATGTTCAAGCAACTTTTCAATTCGACTCGGGTTGTCCATTCAACAGTTCGCATGTTCTCTCTCGCTATCCGTCCAGTTTCCGCCAAACGTGCCGCTGATCTCTGGCGTATGAATACACAGAACGATTATGTGAAAGGCGAGGAACTTTTGGCAAGGTGGTCGCCTCGAAAGATTTCACTGGTGCGAGATTATATCGCAGCTCGCAAACGACGCCGGCGTCTTGCTGAGCTGAATGCAGCCAAAGGGGCTCTCAGTGCCAATAGCCTTGCTCCTTCACCAGTCAGAAGCGGACGTTCAACACCTCTCCGGAGCCAAGAGCTGAATGAGCGGAAAACGAGACTGCTTCGGAAATATCTTGATCTTTGGGTGACAAAGACTGACCCCATTGAAGCAATTCTTGTTCGAAGCAACACGGAGCCTCCATCGGACGGAGCCGCTTTCGCGTTGCGCGCGAAGCAGTCTTCACTAGTCTCTGATGATGGCAGTTCTGTATCAAACCAGGAACTATTAAAGCCACGGTTTATCGCAACGATCCAGACACTCCCGAAAAATATGTCTTCCTTGAAATCCGGCTACCTATTGACTCCCGACGACACAAACAGTCACTGGGTGCGGCGTTTTGTGGAACTCCGCCGACCCTATCTTCACATATACTCTGTTCCGGACGGCGATGAGATCAATGCTATCAACTTGCGCAACTCTCGTGTCGATCACGATCCGGACTTTGCACGACTGCTTGCCGGGTCTGACAGCGGAGTGTCTGCAAAAGGCCGGCCCAACGTATTTGCAATCTATGGAACGCAAAACACATTCCTCTTTGCAGCTCGGACAGAGGCGCAGAAGGTCGAATGGATTTTGAAGATTGA of Aspergillus fumigatus Af293 chromosome 2, whole genome shotgun sequence contains these proteins:
- a CDS encoding kinesin-3 motor protein uncA, with product MAPGGGGNIKVVVRVRPFNSREIDRGAKCIVQMKGNQTILVPPPGADEKSRKAGGKGAVEGPKTFAFDRSYWSFDKNAPNYAGQDNLFADLGVPLLDNAFQGYNNCIFAYGQTGSGKSYSMMGYGKEYGVIPRICQEMFQRIAKMQEDKNLNCTVEVSYLEIYNERVRDLLNPSNKGNLKVREHPSTGPYVEDLAKLAVRSFEEIDHLMDEGNKARTVAATNMNETSSRSHAVFTLTLTQKRHDAETSMDTEKVSRISLVDLAGSERANSTGATGARLKEGAEINRSLSTLGRVIAALADVASGKKKNASMVPYRDSILTWLLKDSLGGNSMTAMIAAISPADINFDETLSTLRYADSAKRIKNHAVVNEDPNARMIRELKEELAQLRAKLGGGSTAGAAGGMPAEEYYPPDTPLEKQMVSIQKADGTITKVSKAEIVEQLNQSEKLYKDLNQTWEEKLEKTERIHREREAALEELGISIEKGFVGLSTPKKMPHLVNLSDDPLLAECLVYNIKPGTTTVGNMEQGSHVEIRLNGSKILPNHCTFENVDNVVTIVPSEGAAVMVNGLRIDKPKRLKSGFRIILGDFHIFRFNHPQEARAERVEQSLLRHSVTTSQLGSPAPTKTHDRTMSKTGSELDGDSSRADSPMQAQRGGEADWFYARREAVSAILGPDHISHMPDDELDALFEDVQKVRATRRGLVENEDDSDSLSSFPVRDKYMSNGTIDNFSLDTAITMPGTPGQQYDGEGQNGSDFTLQAARQDMQRHLDKQKEEFKNKLRIAEASDQDADELRLEKERMEEALRSTKEEYEEQLRKQKEAFENHMKEMGQPVPRIYENGFAKLDEREIRIATSVFRHWSQHNYVRMAEKILQHASLLKEAQVMSQIMDKNVSFQFAIIDHGHNMASSYDLVLNGISGDEDVVLEEAKKPCIAVRVIDSKQRVIHLWSIEKLHRRLQAMRQLHQYIDRPDYIQHFRLENPFSEPCSPQFSLVGDADIPLTAVFETRVQDFSVEVISPYTQNVVGIVRLSLEPSSAQAPSSTLKFNVVMRDMVGFAEWEGTDVHAQLFVPGISEEGGATTTQMISGFDESPIRFESVHSMSLPLSSPRTSALKICIYARVTQMHLDKLISWDEMRDSAELPPQKRKAPRIAESEFFSEERHDVFARVQVLELAESGEYLPVEVVQNNSLDAGTYQLHQGLQRRVLVSLTYNSTEGLPWDDLTNIRVGSVRLLDPWGKIPDQDLQTPDVPLKFVQEPAVKDNADGTSNVTLVAQWDSSLHGSLLLDRVTADKYRVQVTVRWDLVSSRLQDPVPFEVDLTLQIQGRTYVRPQSMFKQLFNSTRVVHSTVRMFSLAIRPVSAKRAADLWRMNTQNDYVKGEELLARWSPRKISLVRDYIAARKRRRRLAELNAAKGALSANSLAPSPVRSGRSTPLRSQELNERKTRLLRKYLDLWVTKTDPIEAILVRSNTEPPSDGAAFALRAKQSSLVSDDGSSVSNQELLKPRFIATIQTLPKNMSSLKSGYLLTPDDTNSHWVRRFVELRRPYLHIYSVPDGDEINAINLRNSRVDHDPDFARLLAGSDSGVSAKGRPNVFAIYGTQNTFLFAARTEAQKVEWILKIDESYFSNGASRASSNGN